One genomic region from Plasmodium chabaudi chabaudi strain AS genome assembly, chromosome: 7 encodes:
- a CDS encoding prohibitin-like protein PHBL, putative, producing MLNLKMKAKVLGFMNHVKYCKSNSLWGNRYYMNSLGSKRNIISYQQIYKNIILNNDKKSVYQFYYSNEVNKDRKEVAMKYDKDGMENIENVNNEARKKNEIKFISVKSISLGIICFITTLFFYCTLQKVPEGYICLLENKEDKTVLPYIYDDLMTFFFNPLKYDVIFMRIIPIHKKYTNIYETVDKKKVQVKLEIKLKPKISFIREIYSSFGINYSTNFIKKELDIDIKNVIKNHKLDTLINLNKNMSYQTNEITADDVIDNIVDRFYDTSIFYKIVILDVLLTFDPVNQEN from the coding sequence ATGctaaatttgaaaatgaaaGCAAAGGTACTAGGGTTTATGAATCATGTAAAATATTGCAAGTCTAACAGCCTATGGGGGAATAgatattatatgaacagCTTGGGaagtaaaagaaatattatttcttaCCAACagatttataaaaatataattttaaataatgataaaaaaagtgtATACCAGTTTTATTATAGTAATGAAGTAAATAAGGACAGAAAGGAAGTAGCAATGAAGTATGATAAAGATGGTATGGAAAACATCGAAAATGTGAATAACGAGGctaggaaaaaaaatgaaataaaatttataagtGTAAAAAGTATTAGTTTAGGtatcatttgttttattacaacattatttttttattgcacACTTCAAAAAGTTCCAGAAGGTTATATTTGCttattagaaaataaagaagataAAACCGTTTtgccatatatatatgatgatttaatgacatttttttttaacccTCTAAAATATGATGTTATATTCATGAGGATTATTCCTATTCATAagaaatatacaaatatttatgaaacagttgataaaaaaaaagttcaagttaaattagaaataaaacttaaaccaaaaatttcatttattagaGAGATATATAGTTCCTTTGGTATAAACTATAgcacaaattttataaaaaaagaattggatatagatataaaaaatgttataaaaaaccACAAACTTGATACTctcataaatttaaataaaaatatgtcttATCAAACTAACGAAATTACTGCAGATGATGTTATTGATAATATTGTCGATAGATTTTATGATAcctctattttttataaaatagttatactcgatgttttattaacatttgATCCAGTAAATCaagaaaattaa
- a CDS encoding CDGSH iron-sulfur domain-containing protein, putative, giving the protein MGNRLIKEKQIDVFRKKGDILNMRNFKAVHVETVYPPLKTSTKISVCRCWKSKKFPYCDNSHQKLQQQGVICGPLLLEVRKSNAVRLI; this is encoded by the coding sequence ATGGGAAACAGAttgataaaagaaaaacaaatcGATGTTTTTCGAAAAAAAGgagatatattaaatatgagAAATTTTAAAGCTGTTCATGTTGAAACTGTTTACCCTCCATTAAAAACTTCAACAAAAATATCTGTTTGTCGATGTTGGAAGTCAAAAAAATTTCCATATTGTGATAATTCACATCAAAAGCTGCAGCAGCAAGGTGTTATTTGTGGTCCATTGCTTTTGGAAGTTCGAAAAAGTAATGCTGTTCgcttaatttaa
- a CDS encoding small GTP-binding protein sar1, putative, translating to MFIINWFRDILAHLGLSQKSARILFLGLDNAGKTTLLHMLKDDRVAQHVPTLHPHSEELVVGKIRFKTFDLGGHETARRIWRDYFAAVDAVVFMIDTTDRSRFSEAREELKHLLETEELSTVPFVVLGNKIDKPDAASEDELRQHLNLFSNSTFSNIKGRTGVRPVELFMCSVIRRMGYAAAFKWISQFLT from the exons atgtttattataaacTG gTTTCGAGACATTTTAGCCCATTTGGGGTTATCACAAAAGAGCGCtagaatattatttttag GGTTGGATAATGCTGGTAAGACGACCTTATTGCATATGCTTAAAGATGATAGAGTTGCTCAACATGTTCCGACTTTACATCCACATTCTGAAGAACTAGTTGTTGGTAAAATAAgatttaaaacatttgaTTTGGGTGGACATGAAACAGCAAGAAGAATCTGGAGAGATTATTTTGCAGCCGTTGATGCAGTTGTATTTATGATTGACACAACTGATCGATCACGATTTAGTGAAGCAAGAGAAGAGttaaaacatttattaGAAACCGAAGAATTAAGTACTGTTCCATTTGTTGTATTAGGAAACAAAATTGATAAACCTGATGCAGCAAGTGAAGATGAACTAAGACaacatttaaatttattttcaaattcaACGTTTAGTAACATTAAAGGACGTACAGGTGTTAGACCAGTCgaattatttatgtgtaGTGTTATAAGAAGAATGGGATATGCAGCTGCCTTTAAATGGATATCTCAATTTttaacataa